From Pirellulales bacterium, one genomic window encodes:
- a CDS encoding DUF1569 domain-containing protein: MSSPTTNTPVNTTKVTGRRELHFTKLADIQAEAERLAAGPVRQLGNWTLGQTFSHLARTMKMSLDGSDFRAPWYIRLLAPLLKNKFLRQTMKPGFKLTGDAARQLVAEVPVPTPDGLDDLRKTMDRMNCEPQRHPSPVFGPMTREEWDQLHLRHSEMHLSFFVPE, encoded by the coding sequence ATGAGCTCACCGACAACCAACACGCCCGTCAACACAACCAAAGTTACCGGGCGGCGGGAATTGCACTTCACCAAACTCGCCGACATTCAGGCCGAAGCGGAGCGCTTGGCGGCCGGGCCGGTGCGGCAGCTGGGGAACTGGACGCTGGGGCAAACGTTTTCGCACTTGGCGCGAACGATGAAAATGTCGCTCGACGGCAGCGATTTTCGCGCGCCATGGTACATTCGATTGCTCGCGCCGCTGTTGAAGAACAAATTTTTGCGCCAGACGATGAAGCCCGGTTTCAAGCTCACGGGAGATGCCGCCAGACAGTTAGTGGCCGAAGTGCCGGTTCCCACGCCCGATGGTTTGGACGATTTGCGGAAAACCATGGACCGGATGAATTGCGAACCGCAGCGGCACCCCAGCCCCGTGTTTGGCCCGATGACGCGCGAAGAATGGGATCAACTGCACCTGCGGCACTCCGAAATGCACCTGAGCTTTTTCGTGCCGGAGTGA
- the murA gene encoding UDP-N-acetylglucosamine 1-carboxyvinyltransferase, with amino-acid sequence MDVLSLHGGRPLRGAVTAAGSKNATLPIMAASILTDESIVLVGAPDVADVNTMALMLGHLGVEVKRHADATLHVHTVDSTPVTAPAELVDRMRASFCVLGPLLARRGRAVVALPGGCSIGPRPVDLHLQGLSAMGAKIRFDHNYIVAEAKFLHGAEMNLAGLHGPTVTGTANVLMAAVLAHGETIIHGAAREPEIIDLGKFLICLGARIDGLGSSTLHIHGVKQLGGTGTAGHRVIPDRIETGTLLLAGAITGGDVTVRSCRPDHLETVLAVLDDAGVTLDTGPNWIRAAIADRPLSFHFRALPYPGVPTDLQAQFTALAAIADGGSTIGDCVFPYRFAYVPELNRLGAQIEHIRDALAIHGVEQLSAAELTAPDLRAGAALVLAGLTAPGRTLIHQAQHLARGYEALPEKLQSLGAEIESPTHTCYTSDMMLASPGNQPKPGFSYEFPEDIEHHGDLGARGARSGPDSKYVAHRAG; translated from the coding sequence ATGGACGTTCTTTCCCTTCACGGCGGCCGCCCTCTGCGCGGCGCCGTCACCGCCGCAGGCTCAAAAAACGCCACCTTGCCAATCATGGCGGCCAGCATTTTGACCGATGAGTCCATTGTGTTGGTCGGCGCGCCCGATGTCGCCGACGTCAACACCATGGCCTTAATGCTCGGCCACCTGGGCGTCGAAGTCAAACGCCACGCCGACGCTACGCTCCACGTCCATACCGTCGACTCCACCCCCGTCACCGCACCAGCCGAATTGGTCGATCGCATGCGGGCCAGTTTTTGCGTGCTCGGGCCGCTATTAGCGCGGCGGGGCAGGGCAGTCGTGGCGCTTCCCGGCGGATGTTCCATCGGCCCCCGTCCCGTCGACCTGCATTTGCAAGGCCTGTCTGCGATGGGCGCGAAAATTCGGTTCGATCATAATTACATTGTCGCCGAAGCCAAATTTCTCCACGGCGCCGAAATGAATCTCGCCGGCCTGCACGGTCCCACGGTCACCGGTACGGCCAATGTGCTCATGGCTGCCGTATTGGCCCACGGCGAAACCATTATCCACGGCGCCGCCCGCGAACCGGAAATTATCGACCTGGGAAAATTTTTAATCTGCCTGGGAGCCCGCATCGATGGCCTCGGCTCCTCCACGTTGCACATCCACGGTGTGAAGCAACTCGGCGGCACCGGGACGGCGGGCCACCGGGTCATACCCGATCGCATCGAAACCGGCACGCTCCTCTTGGCCGGCGCCATCACGGGCGGCGACGTTACGGTGCGAAGTTGCCGTCCCGACCATTTAGAAACCGTCCTCGCCGTGCTGGACGATGCCGGCGTCACGCTCGACACCGGCCCGAATTGGATTCGCGCCGCCATTGCCGATCGGCCCCTCTCATTCCACTTCCGTGCGCTTCCATATCCCGGCGTGCCGACCGATTTGCAGGCCCAGTTCACCGCATTGGCCGCCATTGCCGACGGCGGGAGCACCATCGGCGATTGCGTTTTCCCCTACCGCTTTGCATATGTGCCCGAACTGAACCGCTTGGGCGCACAAATCGAACACATCCGCGATGCGCTCGCCATCCACGGGGTGGAACAATTATCGGCCGCCGAATTGACCGCTCCCGATTTGCGCGCCGGCGCCGCCCTGGTTTTAGCCGGCCTGACCGCTCCCGGCCGCACCCTGATTCACCAGGCGCAGCATTTGGCCCGCGGTTACGAAGCGCTCCCCGAAAAACTGCAATCGCTGGGCGCGGAAATCGAATCGCCGACGCACACGTGTTATACTTCTGATATGATGCTGGCCTCCCCTGGCAATCAGCCGAAACCAGGATTCTCTTATGAATTCCCAGAAGACATTGAACACCACGGCGATCTCGGCGCTCGAGGCGCGCGATCTGGACCGGATTCGAAATATGTCGCTCACCGAGCGGGGTGA